In Triticum urartu cultivar G1812 chromosome 6, Tu2.1, whole genome shotgun sequence, the following proteins share a genomic window:
- the LOC125516239 gene encoding S-(+)-linalool synthase, chloroplastic-like produces the protein MAAAQITSLSFSVQPIMFHSASPVAGNGGRRGRPNAFFCPWAPVICHGRRGATSRALSDNCDFQNLLSVQHQEGLTGVQALFLRHPKSSSGMMTIVDHLKHLCIDQYFQDEISNVVDSCMDLTHSDNLLDVTLSMRLMREAGYHVSADEVLQKFADGNGDFSLAHSQDIRGLLSLHDVSHLNMGEASLYKAKEYSGKHLRSTLKYLEPKLARYVRQSLDHPYHVSLMQYKARHHLSYLQSLPTRNTAIEKLAVAEFQINKFQHQREMQEVNRWWMDLGLAKEIPAARDQVVKWYMWPMTILEGYSFSKYRIATTKIISMVYIVDDIFDLVATQEELSLFNEAIIMWNLEAADSLPSYMISCYKALYNITNDIADMSMKEHGLNSINHLKKAWATLFDGFMIEAKWLSGNQVPTREDYLRNGIITSGAPLLFMHLLFMLGHDLTEENNDHMSRIISCPAKIMRLWDDMGSAKDEAQEGLDGSYKELYLKESPHSDAEGHMLEMIAGEWECLNRECFSRTRSSLSPTFIRASLNFARMVSVMYGYDHEHRLPVLEDYTRMLLF, from the exons ATGGCTGCTGCCCAGATCACCTCCTTGTCCTTCTCCGTCCAGCCAATAATGTTCCATTCGGCTTCGCCGGTGGCCGGAAACGGTGGCCGGAGAGGCCGTCCAAATGCTTTCTTCTGCCCTTGGGCGCCGGTGATCTGCCATGGGCGACGGGGGGCCACGTCCCGTGCGCTGTCCGATAACTGTGACTTCCAG AATTTGCTCTCCGTGCAACACCAAGAAGGCCTAACAGGTGTGCAAGCGTTGTTCCTTCGGCACCCAAAAAGCAGCAGCGGCATGATGACCATTGTTGATCACCTCAAACACCTCTGCATTGACCAGTATTTCCAAGACGAGATCAGCAATGTCGTGGATTCATGCATGGATCTCACACATAGTGATAATCTCCTCGATGTAACCCTTTCCATGAGGCTGATGAGGGAAGCTGGATATCATGTTTCAGCTG ATGAGGTTCTTCAAAAGTTTGCAGATGGTAATGGTGATTTCAGCCTAGCTCATAGCCAAGACATCAGAGGATTGCTGAGCTTGCATGATGTGTCACACCTCAACATGGGAGAAGCTTCGCTCTACAAGGCAAAGGAGTACTCAGGCAAACACCTTAGATCTACACTGAAGTACTTGGAGCCAAAGCTTGCAAGATATGTAAGGCAATCACTAGACCATCCATATCATGTCAGCCTGATGCAGTACAAGGCCAGGCACCACCTGAGCTACCTCCAGAGCTTGCCCACTAGGAACACTGCAATTGAGAAGCTGGCAGTTGCAGAGTTTCAGATTAACAAGTTTCAGCATCAGAGGGAAATGCAAGAGGTTAACAG ATGGTGGATGGATTTGGGATTGGCCAAAGAAATACCGGCTGCAAGGGACCAAGTAGTGAAATGGTACATGTGGCCCATGACTATCCTCGAGGGTTACTCCTTCTCTAAGTATCGAATTGCGACCACAAAGATCATCTCAATGGTCTACATTGTGGATGACATCTTTGATCTTGTTGCCACACAAGAGGAGCTCTCCCTCTTTAATgaggcaatcataat GTGGAATCTTGAAGCAGCTGATTCACTCCCAAGCTACATGATATCATGCTACAAGGCTCTTTACAATATAACAAATGATATCGCTGACATGTCCATGAAAGAGCATGGACTGAACTCAATCAATCATCTCAAGAAAGCC TGGGCAACTTTGTTTGATGGATTCATGATTGAGGCAAAATGGTTGTCTGGTAATCAGGTCCCTACACGGGAGGACTACCTGAGAAACGGCATCATCACCTCAGGAGCACCACTTTTGTTTATGCACCTTCTCTTCATGCTAGGCCATGATTTAACGGAGGAAAATAACGACCACATGTCTCGGATTATCTCATGCCCAGCAAAAATCATGAGGCTCTGGGACGACATGGGCAGTGCAAAG GATGAAGCACAAGAAGGGCTCGATGGATCGTACAAGGAGCTCTACCTAAAAGAGAGCCCTCATAGCGACGCGGAGGGGCACATGTTAGAGATGATTGCAGGTGAGTGGGAGTGTCTCAACAGGGAGTGCTTCTCCAGGACGAGGTCATCACTATCCCCTACCTTCATTCGAGCGTCACTCAATTTCGCAAGGATGGTCAGCGTCATGTATGGCTACGACCACGAGCACAGGCTCCCTGTCCTTGAGGATTACACCAGAATGCTACTCTTCTGA